From the genome of Ralstonia pickettii, one region includes:
- a CDS encoding acetyl/propionyl/methylcrotonyl-CoA carboxylase subunit alpha, producing MAAPHAAFRSVLIANRGEIALRIMRTARRLGMRTVAVYSDADRDAPHCRAADLALPIGASQPQASYLNIAALLEAARKSGAQAVHPGYGFLAESDAFAGACADAGLVFIGPPADAIRAMGNKAGAKRLMEAAGVPCVPGYQGADQSAERMTEEAARIGYPVMIKAAAGGGGRGMRRVDRAEDFAAALQSARSEAENAFGSGELILEKAIVEPRHIEIQVFADTHGNVVHLGERDCSVQRRHQKVIEESPSPAISHELRARMGAVSVAAARAIGYVGAGTLEFLLAPDGAFYFMEMNTRLQVEHAVTEAIVGVDLVEWQLRVALGEPLPLAQDSIDARRAQGGHAIEVRLCAEDPQQNFLPQSGTVARWRAPGNVRTDHALADGLVVSPYYDSMLAKIVAHGTDRADACRRLAHALDDCLLLGLPTNRAFLRDCLAHPAFLAGDVSTAFIDRHFPAATRQAPVPDAAVCQAAAVLLTYLRQDAARRYPAELHGWASSRTYPTLCRFTLDGEVIDMRVRALGAQQWEVTWDGGATQGALVSEGDGRITLALGDTFDAVDYAVTAGACHFVLNGIEHTAIDTTYAKAERSGAQTGSGRISAPMNGRVVAVHVAEGEAVSAGQVLLVVEAMKMEHSIAAPLAGEVKGLFTQVGAQVAPGGLLMEIAAA from the coding sequence ATGGCCGCCCCGCATGCCGCCTTCCGCTCGGTCCTCATCGCCAACCGGGGCGAGATCGCCTTGCGCATCATGCGCACGGCGCGTCGCCTTGGCATGCGCACCGTTGCCGTGTATTCCGACGCTGACCGCGATGCGCCGCATTGCCGCGCGGCTGATCTGGCATTGCCGATTGGCGCATCGCAACCGCAGGCTTCGTACCTGAACATTGCGGCGTTGCTGGAGGCCGCGCGCAAATCGGGCGCACAGGCGGTCCATCCAGGCTATGGCTTTCTGGCCGAGAGCGATGCCTTTGCCGGCGCATGCGCGGATGCCGGCCTCGTCTTCATCGGCCCACCCGCAGATGCGATCCGCGCAATGGGCAACAAGGCCGGCGCCAAGCGCCTCATGGAAGCCGCCGGCGTACCGTGCGTGCCGGGCTATCAAGGCGCAGATCAATCCGCCGAGCGCATGACGGAGGAAGCCGCTCGGATTGGCTACCCGGTGATGATCAAGGCGGCCGCTGGTGGCGGTGGGCGCGGCATGCGGCGCGTAGACCGGGCGGAGGACTTTGCGGCGGCGCTGCAGTCTGCCCGCTCCGAAGCGGAGAACGCGTTCGGCTCGGGCGAGTTGATCCTCGAAAAAGCCATCGTCGAGCCGCGCCACATCGAGATTCAAGTCTTTGCCGATACGCACGGCAATGTGGTCCACCTCGGGGAGCGCGATTGCTCGGTGCAGCGCCGGCATCAGAAGGTGATTGAAGAATCGCCGTCACCGGCCATATCGCACGAACTACGCGCGCGCATGGGCGCGGTGTCGGTGGCGGCGGCACGCGCCATCGGCTACGTGGGAGCGGGCACGCTGGAGTTTCTGCTCGCCCCAGACGGCGCGTTCTACTTCATGGAGATGAACACGCGCCTGCAGGTCGAGCATGCGGTGACCGAAGCGATCGTCGGCGTCGATCTGGTCGAGTGGCAGTTGCGCGTAGCGCTGGGCGAGCCGCTGCCGCTTGCGCAAGACTCCATCGATGCACGCCGCGCGCAAGGTGGGCACGCCATCGAAGTGCGGCTCTGCGCAGAAGACCCGCAGCAGAATTTCCTGCCGCAAAGCGGCACCGTCGCCCGCTGGCGTGCGCCCGGAAACGTGCGCACGGACCACGCGTTGGCCGACGGGCTCGTCGTTTCGCCCTATTACGACTCGATGCTCGCCAAGATCGTCGCGCACGGCACCGACCGCGCCGATGCCTGCCGGCGTCTTGCGCACGCCTTGGACGATTGCCTGCTGCTTGGCTTGCCGACCAACCGGGCGTTTCTGCGCGACTGCTTGGCGCATCCGGCGTTTCTTGCCGGCGATGTGTCGACGGCGTTCATCGACCGCCATTTCCCGGCGGCGACGCGGCAGGCGCCCGTACCCGACGCCGCGGTCTGCCAGGCCGCTGCCGTGCTGCTCACGTACCTGCGCCAGGACGCCGCACGCCGCTATCCCGCAGAGCTGCATGGCTGGGCCAGCAGCCGCACGTATCCCACGCTGTGCCGCTTCACGCTCGACGGTGAAGTCATCGACATGCGCGTGCGTGCGCTCGGTGCGCAGCAATGGGAGGTGACCTGGGACGGCGGTGCCACGCAGGGGGCGCTTGTGTCAGAGGGCGACGGTCGCATCACGCTGGCGCTCGGCGACACGTTTGACGCGGTGGATTACGCCGTCACGGCCGGCGCTTGCCACTTCGTGCTGAATGGCATCGAACACACCGCCATCGACACCACCTACGCCAAGGCCGAGCGCAGCGGCGCGCAAACCGGCAGCGGCCGCATCAGTGCACCGATGAACGGTCGCGTGGTTGCCGTACACGTGGCCGAAGGCGAGGCAGTCAGCGCCGGTCAGGTGCTGCTGGTGGTCGAGGCGATGAAGATGGAGCACAGCATTGCCGCGCCGCTCGCTGGCGAGGTGAAGGGGCTGTTCACCCAGGTCGGGGCCCAGGTTGCGCCTGGTGGGTTGTTGATGGAGATTGCCGCGGCCTGA